Proteins from one Emys orbicularis isolate rEmyOrb1 chromosome 2, rEmyOrb1.hap1, whole genome shotgun sequence genomic window:
- the DCLK3 gene encoding serine/threonine-protein kinase DCLK3 has translation MPAAAPPPLHPPAGPAGSCCPYAHHPGHRGLFDHTLNSISSRITQRRLQGTCPPIGHGNFGKPFLGANSYSSPFLNPRNGFHTIHSENSPVKPRIVTVVKPSGHTLRKITLLLNRRSVQTFEQLMADISEALGFPRWKNDRVRKLYNLKGREIRSVSDFFRDGDAFIAMGREQLTLKNFEVVMQELFPSSPYAVGIIQQNLEQSQKLKSSLCDKAVDSGFDETEIAKNCNDAISSQLGARHEGKIQPKTRQEEKVRAKKKWGRESWGREQDVKPPRKAREGERYFNQEKSLENETEKSSDEIMRCEKCQRERQLRQKLQRERQADVSFESRDLNVGMCQRYNLERNVKMRNCRKSSENSIEGEEVEWKDTGCRRSWKPLQRNVNEELENQKRSFEKERDPERHENHDKELIKIKKNTVEALQVAPEAKKENRSSSRINQSCWLMKDYQGDAGKPIKAKGEGKEVRKAKEESAVGEENVVRGENESTRMKKMGEHKANKDENKPQGFESTRLRQNVRTRADVESYYEIGRTIGDGNFAIVKECRCCNTNQNYAMKIVDKSKLKGKEDMMENEILIIKSLCHPNIVSLIEVYETEAEIYLILEYVPGGDLFDAIIESVKFTEHDAALMITDLCEALVYIHGKNIVHRDLKPENLLVQHNADKSTTLKLADFGLAKKVTKPIFTVCGTPTYVAPEILAEKGYGLEVDMWATGVILYILLCGFPPFRSQERDQEELFQIIQLGHYEFLSPYWDSISGAAKDLITRLLVIDPQKRYTAQQVLQHPWIRTAGKTNSRNLQREVTINIERHFRSQRRKGVVDDDT, from the exons GACACCGAGGCTTGTTTGACCACACTTTAAACAGCATAAGCTCAAGGATAACACAAAGGAGACTTCAAGGGACTTGTCCACCCATCGGTCATGGAAATTTTGGAAAACCTTTCTTGGGTGCAAACAGTTATAGTTCCCCATTTTTAAACCCCAGGAATGGTTTTCACACTATCCATTCAGAGAATAGCCCCGTAAAGCCGAGGATTGTTACAGTGGTGAAACCAAGTGGACACACACTCAGGAAGATCACATTGCTTCTGAACAGGCGATCTGTCCAGACTTTTGAACAGCTGATGGCTGATATATCAGAAGCTCTGGGATTTCCACGTTGGAAAAATGATCGTGTGAGAAAACTTTATAACCTGAAAGGCAGAGAAATAAGAAGTGTTTCTGATTTCTTCAGAGACGGTGATGCATTCATTGCTATGGGAAGGGAGCAGTTGACTTTGAAGAACTTTGAAGTGGTAATGCAAGAACTTTTTCCCAGTAGCCCATATGCTGTTGGTATAATTCAACAAAACTTGGAACAGTCCCAAAAACTTAAGAGCAGTCTGTGTGACAAAGCTGTGGATAGTGGCTTTGATGAGACAGAGATTGCCAAGAACTGCAATGATGCCATATCTTCCCAACTAGGAGCCAGGCATGAAGGAAAAATTCAACCTAAGACCAGGCAAGAAGAAAAGGTGAGGGCCAAAAAAAAATGGGGCAGAGAGAGTTGGGGCAGAGAGCAAGATGTGAAGCCACCTAGAAAAGCCAGAGAAGGAGAAAGGTACTTTAATCAAGAGAAAAGTCTTGAGAATGAAACAGAAAAGAGTTCAGATGAGATAATGAGATGTGAGAAGTGTCAAAGGGAGAGACAGCTCAGGCAAAAACTACAAAGGGAAAGGCAGGCTGATGTCTCATTTGAGAGCAGAGACCTGAATGTGGGAATGTGTCAGAGATATAATTTAGAAAGGAATGTAAAAATGAGGAATTGCAGGAAGTCTTCAGAAAACTCTATAGAAGGTGAGGAAGTTGAATGGAAGGATACTGGCTGTAGAAGGAGCTGGAAACCCTTACAAAGGAATGTTAATGAAGAGCTAGAAAACCAAAAAAGGAGTTTTGAGAAGGAAAGGGATCCGGAAAGGCATGAGAATCATGACAAAGAGTtaataaagataaagaaaaatacTGTGGAAGCTCTGCAGGTGGCTCCTGAAGCAAAGAAAGAGAATAGAAGCAGTTCCAGAATTAATCAAAGTTGTTGGCTAATGAAGGACTATCAAGGAGATGCAGGGAAGCCCATAAAAGCAAAGGGAGAGGGCAAAGAGGTGCGGAAGGCAAAAGAAGAAAGTGCTGTAGGGGAAGAGAATGTAGTGCGTGGAGAGAATGAATCGACAAGGATGAAAAAGATGGGAGAACATAAAGCCAACAAAGATGAAAACAAGCCACAAGGATTTGAAAGCACGAGGCTGAGGCAAAATGTCCGTACTAGAGCTGATGTGGAGAGCTATTATGAGATAGGCAGAACCATTGGGGATGGAAACTTCGCTATTGTGAAGGAGTGCCGGTGCTGCAACACCAATCAGAACTATGCCATGAAAATTGTTGATAAGTCCAAGCTGAAGGGGAAGGAGGACATGatggaaaatgaaattttgatCATTAAGAGCCTTTGTCATCCCAACATAGTGAGTTTGATTGAGGTGTATGAAACTGAGGCTGAGATCTACCTAATCCTGGAGTATGTTCCAGGAGGGGACCTATTTGATGCAATCATAGAGAGCGTAAAGTTCACTGAGCACGATGCTGCTCTCATGATAACTGATCTGTGTGAGGCTCTAGTTTATATTCATGGCAAGAACATTGTCCACCGAGATCTGAAACCAGAAAATCTTCTG GTTCAGCATAATGCAGATAAATCTACTACGTTGAAATTAGCAGATTTTGGCCTTGCAAAGAAGGTTACAAAACCCATATTTACTGTGTGTGGAACACCAACATATGTTGCCCCTGAAATACTTGCTGAGAAGG GCTATGGACTGGAAGTAGACATGTGGGCTACTGGTGTGATACTCTATATTCTGCTGTGTGGCTTCCCTCCTTTCCGAAGTCAGGAGCGAGATCAGGAAGAACTGTTTCAAATCATACAGCTGGGTCACTATGAATTCCTTTCACCATACTGGGACAGTATTTCGGGTG CAGCGAAAGATCTGATAACCAGGCTGTTGGTGATAGATCCTCAAAAGCGCTACACAGCTCAACAAGTTCTTCAGCACCCCTGGATCAGAACAGCTGGAAAAACCAACAGCAGAAACCTGCAGAGGGAAGTGACAATAAATATCGAGCGCCACTTTCGGAGCCAGCGCAGGAAGGGAGTTGTAGATGACGACACATGA